From the genome of Argentina anserina chromosome 4, drPotAnse1.1, whole genome shotgun sequence, one region includes:
- the LOC126790841 gene encoding uncharacterized protein At4g28440 gives MAESKQALRKPTFTKVGQLRPSTSGHTLTVKVVSTKMVLQKGRADGPQVRQMRIAECLVGDETGMIIFTARNDQVDLMVEGSTVTLRNAKIDMFKGSMRLAVDKWGRVEVAEPASFTVMEDNNLSLIEYELVNVVEE, from the exons ATGGCAGAGTCAAAACAAGCACTGAGGAAACCGACCTTCACAAAGGTTGGGCAGCTCCGTCCAAGCACGTCTGGTCACACTCTTACCGTGAAGGTTGTCAGTACTAAGATGGTATTGCAGAAGGGACGTGCTGATGGCCCTCAAGTACGCCAAATGCGAATTGCTGAATGCTTGGTTGGAGACGAAACGGGAATGATAATCTTCACAGCTAGAAACGATCAAG TGGACTTGATGGTAGAGGGTTCAACTGTAACCCTGCGGAATGCTAAAATTGACATGTTCAAAGGATCAATGAGGCTTGCTGTGGACAAATGGGGCCGTGTGGAAGTTGCTGAGCCTGCCAGTTTTACGGTGATGGAAGATAACAACCTCTCACTCATTGAATATGAACTTGTCAATGTTGTTGAAGAGTAG
- the LOC126790840 gene encoding 2-methylene-furan-3-one reductase codes for MLTTTATLSSSSSASQLRPLFHSLSPNPISLRFSSILQVTNNKTRPTLTSFTRQKCRLPALRVSASYEAAPATVEASTVPTEMKAWVYEEYGSVDVLKFDTKVSVPELLDDQVLIKVMAAALNPVDFKRRQGKFQNTDSPLPTIPGYDVAGVVVKVGSQVKDFKVGDEVYGDIHEKALDGPKQSGSLAEYTAVEEKLIALKPKNLDFAQAASLPLAIETAYEGLERTGFSAGKSLLVLNGSGGVGSLVIQLAKHVFGASRVAATSSTGKLELLKSLGADLAIDYTKENIEELPEKFDVVYDAIGQCDKAVKVVKEGGSVVALTGAVTPPGFRFVVTSNGAVLKKLNPYLESGKVKPVIDPKGPFPFSKLVDAFSYLETGRATGKIVIDSIQ; via the exons ATGCTAACCACCACTGCCACCCTCAGCTCCTCCTCTTCTGCTTCCCAACTCCGACCACTCTTCCACTCTCTATCCCCAAACCCCATCTCCCTCAGGTTCTCCTCCATATTACAAGTAACTAACAACAAAACCAGACCAACCCTTACAAGCTTCACTCGCCAAAAATGCCGGCTCCCTGCTCTCAGAGTGTCTGCTAGTTACGAAGCTGCCCCTGCTACGGTTGAGGCCTCCACGGTGCCGACGGAAATGAAGGCGTGGGTGTATGAGGAGTATGGCAGTGTTGATGTGTTGAAGTTTGACACGAAAGTTTCAGTGCCTGAGTTGCTGGACGATCAGGTCTTGATTAAGGTTATGGCTGCGGCGCTTAACCCGGTTGACTTCAAGAGGAGGCAGGGGAAGTTCCAGAACACTGATTCTCCTCTTCCG ACTATTCCGGGCTATGATGTTGCCGGTGTGGTAGTGAAGGTTGGCAGTCAAGTAAAGGACTTTAAGGTGGGGGATGAAGTGTATGGGGACATACATGAGAAGGCTTTGGATGGACCTAAACAATCTGGCTCACTTGCTGAGTACACTGCTGTTGAAGAGAAGTTAATTGCACTAAAGCCTAAGAATCTGGACTTTGCTCAGGCTGCTTCTCTGCCTCTTGCAATCGAGACTGCTTACGAGGGTCTTGAAAGGACAGGGTTTTCTGCTGGTAAATCTTTGCTTGTTTTGAATGGTTCTGGTGGAGTTGGAAGCCTGGTGATTCAG CTAGCAAAGCATGTATTTGGAGCTTCAAGAGTGGCTGCCACTTCGAGCACTGGAAAGTTGGAGTTGTTGAAGAGCTTGGGTGCTGATTTGGCAATTGATTACACCAAGGAGAACATCGAAGAACTGCCAGAAAAGTTTGATGTTGTCTACGACGCTATAG GTCAATGCGATAAAGCAGTGAAGGTGGTGAAAGAAGGTGGCAGTGTGGTGGCTCTAACTGGTGCAGTAACACCTCCAGGCTTCAGATTTGTAGTGACATCCAATGGAGCTGTCCTGAAGAAACTAAACCCATATTTAGAAAGTGGGAAGGTGAAGCCAGTGATAGACCCCAAAGGGCCCTTCCCTTTCTCTAAGCTGGTCGACGCTTTCTCTTACCTCGAAACTGGTCGAGCCACTGGAAAGATAGTAATAGATTCAATTCAATAA
- the LOC126790253 gene encoding uncharacterized protein LOC126790253 isoform X1 has protein sequence MDLLQAYSDDQNPNSPSSSSPESSPPRLLPPKSAAPQVDDTMLALAVAKNRSSTSRPVDPTQHLVDFNPTYDQLWAPIYGPSHPYAKDGLAQGMRNHKLGFVEDAAIEPFIFDEQYNTFQHYGYAADPSASAGYNYVGDLTALEKNDAVSVYNIPQHEQKKRRIEKRKENEDENADDMEAEEAANPASDAWLMKNRKSPWAGKKEGPAAELTEEQKKYAEEYAKKKGEEKGAGDKGEAVVEKTTFHGKEERDYQGRSWIAPPKDAKASNDHCYIPKRLVHTWSGHTQGVNAIRFFPSTGHLILSASSDTKCKIWDVSNTGKCMRTYMGHSKGVRDICFSNDGSKFLSAGFDKNIKYWDTETGQVISTFSTGKTPYVVKLNPDDDKQNVLMAGMSDKKIVQWDMNEGKITQEYDQHLGAVNTITFVDNNRRFVTSSDDKSLRVWEFGIPVVIKYISEPHMHSMPAISLHPNSNWLAAQSMDNQILIYSTREKFQLNKKKRFAGHVVAGYACQVGFSPDGRFVFSGDGEGRCWFWDWKSCKVFRTLKCHNNVCIGAAWHPLEQSKVATCSWDGLIKYWD, from the exons ATGGATCTCCTCCAAGCCTACTCCGACGACCAAAACCCTaactccccctcctcctcctccccggAATCCTCACCCCCGCGCCTCCTCCCACCCAAGTCCGCCGCGCCCCAGGTAGACGACACCATGCTTGCCCTCGCCGTCGCCAAGAACCGCAGCTCAACGTCCCGCCCCGTCGACCCGACGCAGCACCTCGTCGACTTCAACCCGACCTACGACCAGCTCTGGGCCCCAATCTACGGCCCATCCCACCCCTACGCCAAGGACGGCCTCGCCCAAGGCATGCGCAACCACAAGCTAGGGTTCGTCGAAGACGCCGCCATCGAACCTTTCATCTTCGACGAGCAGTACAACACTTTCCAGCACTACGGCTACGCCGCCGACCCCTCCGCCTCCGCCGGTTACAACTACGTCGGCGATCTGACCGCCCTGGAGAAGAACGACGCCGTCTCGGTGTACAACATCCCCCAGCACGAGCAGAAGAAGCGGCGGATCGAGAAGCGGAAGGAGAACGAGGACGAAAACGCCGACGATATGGaggcggaggaggcggcgaATCCGGCGAGCGACGCGTGGCTGATGAAGAACAGGAAGAGCCCCTGGGCAGGGAAGAAGGAGGGACCGGCGGCGGAGCTGACGGAGGAGCAGAAGAAGTACGCCGAGGAGTACGCCAAGAAGAAAGGCGAGGAGAAAGGCGCCGGCGATAAAGGAGAGGCTGTGGTGGAGAAGACTACATTCCACGGCAAGGAGGAGAGAGACTATCAAGGGAGGTCGTGGATTGCGCCGCCGAAGGATGCCAAGGCTAGTAATGATCACTGCTACATTCCCAAACGGCTTGTGCACACTTGGAGTGGTCACACACAGGGCGTGAACGCTATTAGGTTCTTCCCCAGCACAGGGCATTTGATTCTCTCCGCGTCCTCGGATACCAAGTGCAAGATTTGGGACGTGTCGAATACGGGCAAGTGTATGAGGACTTACATGGGGCATTCGAAAGGTGTGAGGGATATTTGTTTTTCGAACGATGGGAGTAAGTTTCTGAGTGCTGGTTTTGATAAGAATATCAAGTATTGGGACACGGAGACAGGGCAGGTGATATCTACATTTTCGACTGGGAAGACTCCCTATGTGGTGAAGCTTAATCCGGATGATGATAAGCAGAATGTGCTGATGGCTGGGATGAGTGATAAGAAGATTGTGCAGTGGGATATGAATGAGGGGAAGATCACTCAAGAGTATGATCAGCATTTGGGGGCGGTGAATACTATTACATTTGTTGATAATAATAGGAGGTTTGTGACTTCAAGTGATGACAAGTCTCTGCGTGTGTGGGAGTTTGGGATTCCTGTGGTTATCAAGTATATTAGTGAGCCTCACATGCATTCTATGCCAGCGATTTCGTTGCACCCCAATTCGAATTGGCTTGCAGCACAGAGCATGGACAACCAGATTCTTATTTACAGCACTAGGGAGAAGTTTCAGCTCAATAAGAAGAAGAGGTTTGCCGGACATGTGGTTGCCGGGTATGCTTGCCAAGTTGGTTTCTCGCCGGATGGACGATTTGTTTTCTCGGGTGACGGTGAAGGTAGATGCTGGTTTTGGGATTGGAAGTCTTGCAAAGTCTTCAGAACTCTCAAATGTCATAATAACGTGTGCATTGGGGCCGCGTGGCATCCCTTGGAGCAAAGTAAAGTCGCAACATGTAGCTGGGATGGCCTGATTAAGTATTG GGACTAG
- the LOC126790253 gene encoding uncharacterized protein LOC126790253 isoform X2 has translation MDLLQAYSDDQNPNSPSSSSPESSPPRLLPPKSAAPQVDDTMLALAVAKNRSSTSRPVDPTQHLVDFNPTYDQLWAPIYGPSHPYAKDGLAQGMRNHKLGFVEDAAIEPFIFDEQYNTFQHYGYAADPSASAGYNYVGDLTALEKNDAVSVYNIPQHEQKKRRIEKRKENEDENADDMEAEEAANPASDAWLMKNRKSPWAGKKEGPAAELTEEQKKYAEEYAKKKGEEKGAGDKGEAVVEKTTFHGKEERDYQGRSWIAPPKDAKASNDHCYIPKRLVHTWSGHTQGVNAIRFFPSTGHLILSASSDTKCKIWDVSNTGKCMRTYMGHSKGVRDICFSNDGSKFLSAGFDKNIKYWDTETGQVISTFSTGKTPYVVKLNPDDDKQNVLMAGMSDKKIVQWDMNEGKITQEYDQHLGAVNTITFVDNNRRFVTSSDDKSLRVWEFGIPVVIKYISEPHMHSMPAISLHPNSNWLAAQSMDNQILIYSTREKFQLNKKKRFAGHVVAGYACQVGFSPDGRFVFSGDGEGRCWFWDWKSCKVFRTLKCHNNVCIGAAWHPLEQSKVATCSWDGLIKYW, from the coding sequence ATGGATCTCCTCCAAGCCTACTCCGACGACCAAAACCCTaactccccctcctcctcctccccggAATCCTCACCCCCGCGCCTCCTCCCACCCAAGTCCGCCGCGCCCCAGGTAGACGACACCATGCTTGCCCTCGCCGTCGCCAAGAACCGCAGCTCAACGTCCCGCCCCGTCGACCCGACGCAGCACCTCGTCGACTTCAACCCGACCTACGACCAGCTCTGGGCCCCAATCTACGGCCCATCCCACCCCTACGCCAAGGACGGCCTCGCCCAAGGCATGCGCAACCACAAGCTAGGGTTCGTCGAAGACGCCGCCATCGAACCTTTCATCTTCGACGAGCAGTACAACACTTTCCAGCACTACGGCTACGCCGCCGACCCCTCCGCCTCCGCCGGTTACAACTACGTCGGCGATCTGACCGCCCTGGAGAAGAACGACGCCGTCTCGGTGTACAACATCCCCCAGCACGAGCAGAAGAAGCGGCGGATCGAGAAGCGGAAGGAGAACGAGGACGAAAACGCCGACGATATGGaggcggaggaggcggcgaATCCGGCGAGCGACGCGTGGCTGATGAAGAACAGGAAGAGCCCCTGGGCAGGGAAGAAGGAGGGACCGGCGGCGGAGCTGACGGAGGAGCAGAAGAAGTACGCCGAGGAGTACGCCAAGAAGAAAGGCGAGGAGAAAGGCGCCGGCGATAAAGGAGAGGCTGTGGTGGAGAAGACTACATTCCACGGCAAGGAGGAGAGAGACTATCAAGGGAGGTCGTGGATTGCGCCGCCGAAGGATGCCAAGGCTAGTAATGATCACTGCTACATTCCCAAACGGCTTGTGCACACTTGGAGTGGTCACACACAGGGCGTGAACGCTATTAGGTTCTTCCCCAGCACAGGGCATTTGATTCTCTCCGCGTCCTCGGATACCAAGTGCAAGATTTGGGACGTGTCGAATACGGGCAAGTGTATGAGGACTTACATGGGGCATTCGAAAGGTGTGAGGGATATTTGTTTTTCGAACGATGGGAGTAAGTTTCTGAGTGCTGGTTTTGATAAGAATATCAAGTATTGGGACACGGAGACAGGGCAGGTGATATCTACATTTTCGACTGGGAAGACTCCCTATGTGGTGAAGCTTAATCCGGATGATGATAAGCAGAATGTGCTGATGGCTGGGATGAGTGATAAGAAGATTGTGCAGTGGGATATGAATGAGGGGAAGATCACTCAAGAGTATGATCAGCATTTGGGGGCGGTGAATACTATTACATTTGTTGATAATAATAGGAGGTTTGTGACTTCAAGTGATGACAAGTCTCTGCGTGTGTGGGAGTTTGGGATTCCTGTGGTTATCAAGTATATTAGTGAGCCTCACATGCATTCTATGCCAGCGATTTCGTTGCACCCCAATTCGAATTGGCTTGCAGCACAGAGCATGGACAACCAGATTCTTATTTACAGCACTAGGGAGAAGTTTCAGCTCAATAAGAAGAAGAGGTTTGCCGGACATGTGGTTGCCGGGTATGCTTGCCAAGTTGGTTTCTCGCCGGATGGACGATTTGTTTTCTCGGGTGACGGTGAAGGTAGATGCTGGTTTTGGGATTGGAAGTCTTGCAAAGTCTTCAGAACTCTCAAATGTCATAATAACGTGTGCATTGGGGCCGCGTGGCATCCCTTGGAGCAAAGTAAAGTCGCAACATGTAGCTGGGATGGCCTGATTAAGTATTGGTAA
- the LOC126789975 gene encoding uncharacterized protein LOC126789975, whose amino-acid sequence MATEMSCVWMRRILLRSNALPLHKSPSQSLKQSPPLLIPLVSSHRLSFTTATACSLPDTLASVDDGPSGFDVPPFNSPNNFTRNSNKSSKLLLKGMRYDELEKWVQSQGYRPGQAMMLWKRLYGNDVWAHHSDQLEGLNKGFRKMLSENAEFKALSLEQIITAADGTRKILFTLEDGMVIETVVIPSDSSRNTVCVSSQVGCGMNCQFCYTGRMGLRRNLTAAEIVEQAVFARSLLTSEVGDITNVVFMGMGEPLHNIDNVIKAADIMVDDQGLHFSPRKITVSTSGLVPQLRRYLRESNCALAVSLNATTDEVRNWIMPINRKYNIGLLLQTLREEIRFKNNYKVLFEYVMLAGVNDSIEDARRLADLVQGIPCKINLITFNPHSGSHFRPTSDEKMVEFRNYLAGAGRVVFMRPSRGDDQMAACGQLGKPGEIQAPILRVPEKFKTATQVVV is encoded by the exons ATGGCGACGGAGATGAGCTGTGTGTGGATGAGACGAATCCTACTGAGATCGAACGCTCTACCTCTCCACAAGTCTCCCTCTCAATCTCTAAAGCAATCACCACCGCTTCTCATTCCTCTCGTCTCCTCCCACCGCCTCTCCTTTACCACCGCCACCGCTTGCTCTCTCCCCGACACCCTCGCCTCCGTCGACGACGGTCCCTCCGGTTTCGACGTGCCTCCGTTTAATTCTCCGAACAATTTCACTAGAAACTCAAACAAAAGCTCCAAGTTGCTTCTTAAAGGGATGCGATACGATGAGCTGGAG AAATGGGTTCAATCACAAGGCTACAGGCCCGGACAAGCTATGATGCTGTGGAAGCGTCTCTACGGGAATGATGTGTGGGCGCATCACAGTGATCAGCTGGAAG GTTTAAACAAGGGTTTTAGAAAGATGTTGAGTGAGAATGCTGAGTTTAAGGCATTGTCTTTGGAGCAAATAATTACCGCGGCGGATGGAACTAGGAAG ATTTTGTTCACTTTGGAAGATGGCATGGTGATCGAGACCGTCGTCATACCTTCCGATAGTAGCAGGAATACTGTTTGTGTTTCGAGTCAAGTGGGCTGTGGCATGAATTGCCAATTCTGTTACACTGGCAG GATGGGCCTAAGGAGAAATTTGACTGCGGCTGAGATTGTAGAGCAGGCTGTATTTGCGCGTTCCTTGCTCACAAGTGAAGTTGGCGATATTACCAATGTTGTGTTCATG GGAATGGGAGAGCCACTTCACAACATTGACAATGTTATTAAAGCTGCAGACATTATGGTGGATGATCAAGGCCTTCATTTCAGTCCTCGCAAAATAACTGTTTCAACTAGTGGGCTTGTCCCCCAGCTGAGGCGTTATCTCAGAGAATCTAATTGTGCTTTAGCTGTTAGTCTGAATGCAACTACAGATGAG GTCAGAAACTGGATCATGCCAATTAACCGGAAGTACAATATAGGGCTGCTTCTTCAGACTCTTAGAGAGGAAATTCGCTTCAAGAATAACTACAAAGTTCTTTTTGAATATGTAATGCTGGCAGGAGTAAATGATAG CATTGAGGATGCAAGAAGGCTTGCTGATCTGGTTCAGGGCATTCCGTGCAAGATCAACCTCATCACATTTAATCCTCATAGCGGATCCCATTTCAGACCAACCAGTGATGAGAAAATGGTGGAGTTCAGAAATTATTTGGCCGGGGCAGGCCGTGTGGTTTTCATGCGGCCGAGTAGAGGCGATGATCAGATGGCGGCCTGTGGTCAGCTTGGCAAACCTGGCGAAATTCAGGCTCCCATCCTCCGCGTGCCAGAAAAGTTCAAAACAGCGACCCAGGTGGTAGTGTGA